The following are encoded together in the Nitrosopumilus sp. b3 genome:
- the dinB gene encoding DNA polymerase IV, whose product METRVVFHIDFDYFYAQCEETRSPELKTKPVCVCVFSDRGGDSGAIATANYTARKYGVKSGIPISFAKKRLQDREDAVFLPVDFDFYSEISEKAMDIMKSNADVFEYVGRDEAYLDVTKKVEGDYKKASHLAQQIKNLIREKIKLTCSIGISPNKLISKIASDYRKPDGLTVVTPDKMNEFLEPLKIRSIPGIGKKTEERFSEMKLETIQDLKKLDVFTLNKEFGRKSGTHIYNAVRGIDNDPVKEREASIQYSKISTLKKDSKDYPFLYENIVELCKEVHSVLIKNNKMFKSVGIHIVQSDLSIKSKSRMLKNPTTNLDELQKNAVQLLKEALENQTDTIRRLGVKVSELSEVQGQSSITNYF is encoded by the coding sequence GCCAGTATGTGTTTGTGTTTTCTCAGATAGAGGAGGAGATAGTGGTGCAATTGCTACTGCAAACTATACTGCAAGAAAATATGGCGTTAAATCAGGAATTCCAATATCTTTTGCAAAAAAAAGATTACAAGATAGAGAAGATGCAGTATTTTTGCCAGTAGATTTTGATTTCTATTCAGAGATATCTGAAAAAGCAATGGATATTATGAAATCTAACGCAGATGTTTTTGAATATGTTGGAAGAGATGAAGCATATTTAGATGTAACAAAAAAGGTGGAAGGTGATTATAAAAAAGCAAGTCATCTTGCACAGCAAATTAAAAATTTGATTAGAGAAAAAATCAAACTCACATGTTCAATTGGGATTTCCCCAAACAAATTAATTTCTAAAATTGCATCAGATTATCGAAAGCCTGATGGTCTTACAGTTGTAACTCCAGATAAAATGAATGAATTTTTAGAGCCATTAAAAATCAGATCAATTCCAGGCATTGGAAAAAAAACTGAAGAGAGGTTTTCTGAAATGAAATTAGAAACCATACAAGATTTAAAAAAATTAGATGTTTTTACTTTGAATAAAGAGTTCGGTAGAAAGAGTGGAACTCACATCTATAACGCAGTAAGAGGAATTGATAATGATCCTGTAAAAGAGAGAGAAGCAAGCATACAATATAGTAAAATTTCTACGTTAAAAAAAGACTCAAAAGATTATCCATTTTTGTATGAAAATATTGTGGAATTATGTAAAGAAGTGCATTCGGTATTAATTAAAAATAATAAAATGTTCAAATCAGTTGGAATTCATATTGTACAGTCAGATTTATCAATAAAATCAAAATCACGAATGCTCAAAAACCCAACAACAAATCTAGACGAATTACAAAAAAATGCGGTTCAATTACTAAAAGAAGCTTTAGAAAACCAAACAGATACAATAAGAAGATTAGGGGTCAAAGTTTCAGAGCTGTCAGAAGTTCAAGGTCAAAGTAGCATTACAAATTATTTTTAA